The Klebsiella quasivariicola region AAGCCGCCCTGCATCAGATAATATTGCTCCAGAGGGCTCTTCAGCAGCGGGACTTTATAGGTGAAGTCGAACTGCTGCTCCGGGGCGGAGAGGCTGACGCTGGAGGTCAGACTGTGGCCATAGGAGTTTATCCACGGTTTTTTCCACGTGGCTTTCACCCGCGGCCCGACATCGGTTGAATACCCTACCCCGGTTTCCACGGTGTTCTCTTTGCGTGGCGAGACAACGCCCTGCAGAGGCAGCACCTTGGTTTTCCGTGACTTAGCGAAATCCGGCGCCACCACCACCGAACTGAACCAGCCGGTTGCCGCCAGGCGGCGGTTTAGCTCAGCCAGATCCTGGGAGGTGTAGTAATCGCCCTCTTTAAACGGCACGAGGTTTTGCAAATATTCATCGCGAATTTGCGATCCAGAGAAGGTGACGTGGCCAAAGCGATAGCGCTCGCCGCTGTTGTAATCGATATCCCAGAATGCCTGATGACGATCCAGGGAGACCCCAAGCTGGCTTTTGTTGAACTCACTGTCAAAGTAGCCTTTGCGCAGGGCGACGCGGGTCAGCGAGCTCTTGAAACCGTCGTAATCACCGTGGTTCAGCACCGTCCCGATGGCCGGGCGCGTTTTCAGCAGCGCCAGATAGTCGCTGTCGGTGCGGGCGCCGCCGCGCAGAATTACTTCAGTTCCGCCAATGCGCACCGGTTCACCCGGGGTCACTTTAGCGATCAGCACCTGACGTCCCCTTTTCGGCGGCGGACGCAAATCAAATTCAATCGTCGGCTCGTAATAACCCAACGCTTTCAAACCTTCGCGAATGGCGTCATCCACGCGCGCGCGAAAGCGGCGATCCGGCGTGACTTCATCGCTCTGGATGGTGGAAAGCTGGGCGCGAACGTTTTTCTCCAGCTCCCCGGATAACCCCTCAACCTGCAAACGCACATTCGCTGCGCTGGCGATCCCGCTGACCAGCAAAAGGCTGGTGACACATAACTGGCGGATTTTTAGCACATTTTCTCCTGAATATCCCTGTTTCCCCCGACAGGAAACACTGGTGCCGCTCCACGGCTTAACAAAACCCTAACAACTTAGGGTTGAAAAAGTGGCAATAACCCAAATAATTCTTATGTATTAATCTAGACGTATTACGCGTATTTATTGTGTTAAAAGACACGCTTCGTTACAACCTTAACGACGAATTCTGTATTGAGAGGCCCACCGTGAGTCTATTTGATAAAACGCATCTTGTCGCCCAGGCGGATGCGCTGCCTGGACGCAATACCCCTATGCCAGTGGCGACGCTCCACGCAGTTAACGGCCACTCGATGACCAACGTCCCGGCGGGGATGGAAGTGGCGCTGTTCGCCATGGGCTGCTTCTGGGGAGTTGAGCGCCTGTTCTGGCAATTGCCGGGGGTTTACAGCACCGCTGCAGGCTACACCGGCGGCTATACGCCGAATCCGACCTATCGCGAAGTGTGCAGCGGCCAGACCGGTCACGCGGAAGCGGTACGCGTGGTTTACGATCCGCAGGTGATTAGCTATGAGCAGTTATTGCAGGTGTTCTGGGAAAACCACGATCCGGCACAGGGTATGCGACAGGGGAACGACCACGGCACCCAGTACCGCTCGGCGATCTACCCGTTGACGCCGGAGCAGACGGAGGCGGCAAAGGCCAGCCTCGCGCGCTTCCAGGCGGCGATGAACGACGCGCACGATACCCGTCACATCACCACCGAGATCGCCACCGCCAAACCGTTCTACTATGCCGAGGACGATCACCAGCAGTATCTGTATAAAAACCCGCACGGCTATTGCGGCATCGGCGGCATCGGCGTTTGCCTGCCGCCGCAGTAAGCGCGCAGCGCCTGGCCGCCAGCGCGTGTTAATCAGAAAAGACCGGGCCCGCAGGGAAGTGGGCCAGAAATGCCGTCACGGTTAACAACTCGCGCAGAGACGGGAACGTTATCTCTTTTTCTGCCAACGCGTGGTCAAAGGCGATCAGCGAATCTATCCCTCCCCGCCCGAACACGCCCCCTGCCCAGAGCATTCTTTGCGCCTGGTCCCGCGCCCATGCGCTTTCACTACGCCAGGCAAGGATATGCAGCAGAGCCTGTAATAAAGAGGCGACGTGGGTACGCTGCTCTTTAACCAGCCGGCGGTAAACCGGCAGAGCAATGCTTCTTATCACATCAAAGCTCTCCCAGGCCGCATCGTCTTTAAGCAGCTTTCCCGCCTCTTCGCACAGGCGGTTGTGAGTGAGAGTCTCTCTTTTTTCCACTGCCTTTCCGGCGGCCATCACCACCCCACCCAACAAATAGAGCGACTCGGGTAATAGCGGCAACACGATCCGCCGTTCCATGGCAAGCTGCTGTCCGGCATAAAGACAAGTCACCAGTATTTTCTGCACATTGTATTGTTCGCTGAGGCTCTCAATGATGCCTAGCGCCGGGGTCAGGTGATTCACTAAATCAATCGCCCGTATCGACCTGAGGATAATACTGCTCTGTTCGGAGGTCTGTATTCTTTGGATATCCAGTAACACGGTTTCTTCCATTGCCTTATTCCTCTGTTACATTGCCAGTACGTACTTGAGCATCACCCCGGCGGCGATCGCCGAGCCGATCACCCCCGCCACGTTCGGGCCCATCGCGTGCATCAGCAGGAAGTTCTGCCCGTCCGCGTCCAGACCCACCTTGTTCGACACCCTGGCCGCCATCGGCACCGCCGACACCCCGGCGGAACCAATCAGCGGGTTGATTTTGTGTTTACTGAACACGTTCATCAGCTTCGCCATCAGCACCCCGGCGGCGGTCCCCACGCAGAAGGCGATCACCCCCAGCACCAGGATCCCCAGCGTCTGCGGCTGCAGGAACTTGTCCGCCACCAGCTTGGCCCCCACCGACAGCCCGAGGAAGATGGTCACGATGTTGATCAGCGCGTTCTGCACCGTGTCGCTCAGCCGCTCCACCACCCCGCTCTCGCGCATCAGGTTGCCGAAGCAGAACATCCCCAGCAGCGGCGCGGCGTCCGGCAGCAGCAGCGCCACCAGCAGCAACAGCACCGCCGGGAACAGGATCTTCTCCCGCCGGCTCACCGTGCGCAGCTGTACCATGCGGATCTTCCGCTCCTTATCCGTGGTCAGCGCCTTCATGATCGGCGGCTGGATCAGCGGCACCAGCGCCATGTACGAGTAGGCCGCCACCGCGATGGCCCCGAGTAATTCCGGCGCCAGCTTGCCCGACAGGTAGATGGCCGTCGGGCCGTCGGCGCCGCCGATAATGCCGATGGCCGCCGCCTGCGGCAGGGTGAAGCTGATGATGCCGAAGTAGTTCAGCGTCAGCGCCCCGAGCACGGTGGCGAAGATCCCGAACTGCGCCGCCGCCCCCAGCAGCAGGGTGCGCGGGTTGGCCAGCAGCGGGCCGAAGTCGGTCATCGCCCCGACGCCCATAAAGATGACCAGCGGGGCGATGCCCGAGCCGATCGCCACCTTATAGAAGATGGCCAGCACCCCGGCGGAGTAGCCCATGTCCACCGCCAGCGTCTCCATCTGCCCCTGCACCGACGGCAGGGCCAGGGCCAGCGCGTCCTTAATGGCGTGGACGTCCGGCGCGCAGTGGAGCTTCGCGGCAATCACCGCCAGCTGCGCCGGGTCGTGGTGGGCCAGCAGGCTCTCCAGGGCGGTGAGCGCCAGTCCGGCCTCCGGGATGTTCGACAGCAGGCCGCCGAAGCCAATCGGCAGCAGCAGTAACGGCTCGAACTTTTTCGCGATGGCCAGCCACAGCAGCAGCAGGCTGACCAGCAGCATGATGGCCTGGCCGGCACCGAGGTGCATCAGCCCCATGCCCTGAATCAGGGCGTTCAGACTTTCCATTTGCGCTCCTCGTCCTTACGCCAGGGTCAGCAGGGTGTCGCCGACCGCCACCGCGTCGCCGGCTTTCACCGCGATACCGCGGACGGTGCCGGCCTGCGCGGCGCGGATTTCGGTTTCCATCTTCATGGCTTCCAGAATCAGCAGCACGTCGCCTGCGGCCACCGTCTGGCCTTCACTGACGATGACTTTCCAGATGGTGCCCGCCAGCGGGGCGGTCACCGGGGTGCCGGCGCCGGCCGGGGCGGCGGCCTGAACCGGTGCGGAAGACGGGGTGGCCGCCGTCAGCTGGCTGATATCGCCGCCGTCGCTGACTTTGACCACGAAGGCCTTTCCTTCCACTTCCACGGTGTAGATACCGGAGGTGGCGGCTTTTACCGGCGCGGCAGATTTTGCTTCTTCCACCTGCGGCACCGGCTCAAAGGCCGCCGGGTTGTGGCGGTTCTCAAGGAACTTCAGGCCGGGCTGCGGGAACAGCGCCACGGTGAGCACGTCGTCGATGGCGTTCTGCGCGAGGGTGATGCCCTTCTCCTGCGCCTGGCGCTTCACGTCGGCTTCAAGCTCCGCCAGCTCCGGTTTCAGCAGGTCCGCCGGGCGGCAGGTCACCGGGGCAGCCCCTTCCAGCACGCGGGCCTGCAGTGCCGCGTTAACCGGTACCGGCGTATGGCCGTATTCGCCCTTCAGTATCCCGGCGGTTTCCTTCGCGATGGTTTTGTAGCGCTCGCCGGTCAGGACGTTGAGCACCGCCTGGGTGCCGACAATCTGCGAGGTCGGGGTCACCAGCGGGATGAAGCCAAGGTCCTCGCGCACGCGGGGAATTTCCGCCAGCACCTGGTCGAGTTTGTCCGCGGCGTTCTGCTGCT contains the following coding sequences:
- the msrA gene encoding peptide-methionine (S)-S-oxide reductase MsrA, which produces MSLFDKTHLVAQADALPGRNTPMPVATLHAVNGHSMTNVPAGMEVALFAMGCFWGVERLFWQLPGVYSTAAGYTGGYTPNPTYREVCSGQTGHAEAVRVVYDPQVISYEQLLQVFWENHDPAQGMRQGNDHGTQYRSAIYPLTPEQTEAAKASLARFQAAMNDAHDTRHITTEIATAKPFYYAEDDHQQYLYKNPHGYCGIGGIGVCLPPQ
- the tamA gene encoding autotransporter assembly complex protein TamA; amino-acid sequence: MLKIRQLCVTSLLLVSGIASAANVRLQVEGLSGELEKNVRAQLSTIQSDEVTPDRRFRARVDDAIREGLKALGYYEPTIEFDLRPPPKRGRQVLIAKVTPGEPVRIGGTEVILRGGARTDSDYLALLKTRPAIGTVLNHGDYDGFKSSLTRVALRKGYFDSEFNKSQLGVSLDRHQAFWDIDYNSGERYRFGHVTFSGSQIRDEYLQNLVPFKEGDYYTSQDLAELNRRLAATGWFSSVVVAPDFAKSRKTKVLPLQGVVSPRKENTVETGVGYSTDVGPRVKATWKKPWINSYGHSLTSSVSLSAPEQQFDFTYKVPLLKSPLEQYYLMQGGFKRTDLNDTQADSTTLGVSRFWEMSSGWQRAINLRWSLDHFTQANVTNTTMLIYPGVSVNRTRSRGGLMPTWGDSQRYSVDYSNTMWGSDINFIVMQAQDVWIRTLYDRHRFVVRGNLGWIEADNFDKVPPDLRFFAGGDRSIRGYKYKSISPKDDDGKLIGASKLATGSLEYQYNVSGKWWGAVFVDSGEAVSDIRESDFKTGAGVGVRWQSPVGPIKLDIARPIGDKDEHGLQFYIGLGPEL
- a CDS encoding oxaloacetate decarboxylase subunit beta encodes the protein MESLNALIQGMGLMHLGAGQAIMLLVSLLLLWLAIAKKFEPLLLLPIGFGGLLSNIPEAGLALTALESLLAHHDPAQLAVIAAKLHCAPDVHAIKDALALALPSVQGQMETLAVDMGYSAGVLAIFYKVAIGSGIAPLVIFMGVGAMTDFGPLLANPRTLLLGAAAQFGIFATVLGALTLNYFGIISFTLPQAAAIGIIGGADGPTAIYLSGKLAPELLGAIAVAAYSYMALVPLIQPPIMKALTTDKERKIRMVQLRTVSRREKILFPAVLLLLVALLLPDAAPLLGMFCFGNLMRESGVVERLSDTVQNALINIVTIFLGLSVGAKLVADKFLQPQTLGILVLGVIAFCVGTAAGVLMAKLMNVFSKHKINPLIGSAGVSAVPMAARVSNKVGLDADGQNFLLMHAMGPNVAGVIGSAIAAGVMLKYVLAM